In Marasmius oreades isolate 03SP1 chromosome 1, whole genome shotgun sequence, one DNA window encodes the following:
- a CDS encoding uncharacterized protein (antiSMASH:Cluster_1.3) yields the protein MSNSQTENKAASESLSDTTKSSIKALVQELLGKCKTPFKNLLFDGELYNDCKEVLSSKFHLPLSLYPYLEKYLSVGVEFTFTCYSHLPKHNQMFVVIYGVLTVVLDDVFCENNKQMEGFNERFARGLPQGDPILDALAQLLLDASEYYNRVQSNLIVTSTLDFVTSLIMDLEFRKIASFKAPGFATYWRLNMSSACVAYAMVIFSKDIDVALYMQCLPHLVVYMLGVNDVLSLYKEEVAGEEDNFPTMLVKESGVTKYEAIQHIVNDVAEADQHILKGLADNQPALDSWQSFKRGYVPFHFSCPRYKLDELFEGRVIN from the exons ATGAGCAATTCACAAACTGAAAACAAAGCG GCGTCTGAATCATTATCTGATACTACGAAATCGTCCATCAAGGCCCTAGTCCAGGAGCTCCTTGGGAAATGCAAAACCCCATTCAAAAACCTTCTGTTCGATGGGGAATTATACAATGATTGCAAGGAAGTTTTAAGCTCCAAATTCCATTTGCCATTGTCTCTCTATCCCTACTTGGAGAAATATCTCTCTGTCGGGGTCGAGTTTACCTTCACGTGTTACTCGCATCTTCCGAAACATAACCAAATGTTTGTTGTCATTTATGGGGTACTTACTGTGGTGCTGGATGATGTTTTCTGTGAGAACAACAAACAGATGGAAGGTTTCAATGAACGATTTGCAAGAGGACTCCCACAGGGCGATCCCATCCTTGATGCTCTAGCCCAACTTCTTCTGGATGCTTCCGAGTATTATAACCGAGTACAGTCCAACTTGATTGTAACATCGACGTTGGATTTTGTAACTTCTTTGATAATGGACTTGGAATTTCGGAAGATCGCA AGCTTCAAGGCACCCGGTTTTGCGACTTACTGGCGGTTGAATATGTCCAGTGCCTGTGTCGCCTACGCGATGGTGATATTCTCGAAGGACATCGATGTTGCATTGTATATGCAATGTTTACCTCACCTGGTAGTCTATATGCTTGGCGTGAA TGACGTACTTTCGCTTTACAAAGAAGAGGTCGCGGGAGAAGAAGACAACTTTCCGACTATGCTCGTGAAAGAATCTGGAGTCACGAAATATGAGGCTATCCAACACATCGTTAACGATGTTGCTGAAGCCGACCAACACATCTTGAAAGGACTGGCTGACAACCAGCCAGCTTTGGACAGTTGGCAGAGTTTCAAAAGAGGATATGTCCCCTTCCATTTCTCATGCCCCCGCTACAAGTTGGACGAGTTGTTTGAAGGTCGTGTTATTAACTAG